In Thioclava sp. GXIMD2076, one DNA window encodes the following:
- a CDS encoding TetR family transcriptional regulator C-terminal domain-containing protein — protein MTRIQKRNRQTILEAALEVFSAHGFRGATLDQIATEAGLSKPNLLYYYPSKEAIHVELLSGLLDLWLAPLNEMTAEGDPKTEIMTYMRRKLEMSREMPRESRLFANEVLQGAPRFHEGLAGQLKTLVDEKAGIIQTWIDQGKLARLDPHHLIFSIWSLTQHYADFDVQVRTVLGQERDPFAEAEVFLEFLFNRLLSVDPCKDARDDSL, from the coding sequence CTGACCCGTATCCAGAAACGCAATCGCCAGACAATTCTCGAGGCGGCGCTGGAGGTATTTTCGGCACATGGATTCCGTGGCGCGACGCTGGACCAGATCGCCACCGAGGCCGGGCTGTCGAAGCCAAATCTTCTATATTACTACCCTTCGAAAGAGGCGATCCATGTGGAGCTTCTGTCGGGGCTCCTGGATCTGTGGCTGGCGCCGCTGAACGAGATGACAGCCGAAGGTGATCCGAAGACCGAGATCATGACCTATATGCGCCGCAAGCTGGAAATGTCGCGCGAAATGCCGCGCGAATCACGGCTGTTCGCCAATGAGGTTCTGCAAGGCGCGCCACGTTTCCACGAGGGGCTGGCAGGGCAGCTTAAGACTTTGGTGGATGAGAAGGCAGGTATCATTCAAACATGGATCGATCAGGGAAAGCTCGCCCGCCTTGATCCGCATCATCTAATATTCTCCATCTGGTCACTGACGCAGCATTATGCGGATTTCGATGTGCAGGTTCGCACCGTTCTGGGGCAGGAGCGCGATCCTTTCGCAGAGGCGGAGGTATTTCTGGAGTTCCTATTCAACCGGTTGCTTTCGGTTGATCCCTGCAAGGACGCTCGGGACGATTCACTATAA
- a CDS encoding Zn-dependent hydrolase encodes MSAPGENLRIDSARLWDSLMEMAKIGPGVAGGNNRQTLTDEDAEGRALFQSWCEAAGMSMGVDKMGTMFATRAGEDPDALPVYIGSHLDTQPTGGKYDGVLGVLAALEVVRTLNDLNIKTKHPIVVTNWANEEGARFAPAMLASGVFAGEISLDHAYSRKDLEGKTYGAELERIGWKGEEEVGARKMHAYYEYHIEQGPILEAAEKSIGVVTHCQGLWWLEFTLTGKDAHTGSTPMDMRVNAGLAMSRIFEMVQDVAMKNQPGAVGGVGQVTFTPNSRNVLPGKVVFTVDIRTPDQAKLDAMRAEIEARAAEICAEIGVGCAIDPVGHFDPVTFAPELVTNVRNAAERLGYSHMDIISGAGHDACWAAKVAPTTMIMCPCVDGLSHNEAEEISPEWAAAGCDVLCHAVLETAEIVS; translated from the coding sequence ATGTCTGCACCCGGAGAAAACCTCCGCATCGATTCCGCACGCCTTTGGGATAGTCTTATGGAAATGGCCAAGATCGGGCCGGGCGTCGCGGGGGGCAATAACCGCCAGACCCTGACCGACGAGGATGCCGAAGGACGCGCCCTGTTCCAGAGCTGGTGTGAAGCGGCGGGGATGTCGATGGGCGTCGACAAGATGGGGACGATGTTTGCCACCCGTGCAGGGGAGGACCCCGATGCGCTTCCCGTTTATATCGGCAGCCATCTCGATACCCAGCCCACGGGCGGGAAATATGACGGGGTGCTGGGCGTGCTGGCCGCGCTCGAGGTGGTGCGCACTCTTAACGACCTCAATATCAAGACCAAACATCCGATCGTGGTGACCAACTGGGCCAATGAGGAGGGTGCACGCTTTGCGCCCGCCATGCTGGCCTCGGGGGTGTTTGCCGGAGAAATCAGCCTTGATCACGCCTATTCGCGCAAGGATCTGGAGGGCAAGACCTATGGGGCCGAGCTGGAGCGTATCGGCTGGAAGGGCGAGGAAGAGGTTGGCGCGCGCAAGATGCATGCCTATTACGAATATCATATCGAACAGGGCCCGATCCTTGAGGCCGCCGAGAAATCCATTGGTGTTGTGACCCATTGTCAGGGTCTGTGGTGGCTCGAGTTCACGCTGACCGGCAAGGATGCGCATACGGGCTCCACGCCGATGGATATGCGGGTGAATGCGGGCCTTGCCATGAGCCGGATCTTCGAGATGGTGCAGGATGTGGCCATGAAGAACCAACCGGGCGCCGTGGGCGGCGTGGGGCAGGTGACCTTCACCCCCAACTCGCGCAATGTGCTGCCGGGCAAGGTAGTGTTCACGGTCGATATCCGCACCCCCGATCAGGCCAAGCTCGATGCGATGCGCGCCGAGATCGAGGCCCGAGCCGCCGAGATCTGCGCCGAGATCGGTGTGGGCTGCGCTATCGATCCTGTGGGCCATTTCGACCCTGTGACCTTTGCGCCGGAACTGGTGACCAATGTCCGCAATGCCGCCGAACGTCTGGGCTATAGCCATATGGATATTATCTCGGGGGCCGGTCACGACGCCTGCTGGGCGGCGAAAGTGGCGCCGACCACGATGATCATGTGCCCCTGTGTGGATGGTCTGTCGCATAACGAGGCCGAGGAAATCAGCCCCGAATGGGCCGCGGCCGGTTGCGATGTGCTGTGCCACGCCGTGCTGGAAACCGCGGAGATCGTGAGCTGA
- a CDS encoding tautomerase family protein — protein sequence MPIIQFHVIEGRPETEIKAMLDMGHEAVLEAFGVPEGDRYQIVTPHKPGHMVLEDTGLGFKRGPSPILVQVFSSPRTDEMKQKFYDILSTKLEKAIGLDPKDLMVSVMSNTKADWSFGFGQAQFLTGELA from the coding sequence ATGCCGATTATCCAGTTTCATGTTATCGAGGGCCGCCCCGAGACCGAGATCAAAGCCATGCTCGATATGGGTCACGAGGCGGTTCTGGAAGCCTTCGGGGTGCCGGAAGGCGACCGCTACCAGATCGTGACGCCGCACAAGCCGGGCCATATGGTTCTGGAGGATACCGGTCTGGGGTTCAAACGCGGCCCCAGCCCGATCCTCGTGCAGGTCTTCTCGTCGCCGCGCACCGACGAGATGAAGCAGAAATTCTACGACATCCTCAGCACCAAGCTGGAGAAAGCCATCGGGCTCGATCCCAAGGATCTGATGGTGTCGGTCATGTCCAACACCAAGGCCGACTGGAGCTTCGGCTTCGGTCAGGCGCAATTCCTGACGGGCGAACTGGCCTGA
- the hydA gene encoding dihydropyrimidinase yields MTTTVIKGGTIVTADLTYKADVLVEGGQIIEIGTGLKGDKVLEAEGCYVMPGGIDPHTHLEMPFMGTYSSDDFDAGTAAAVSGGTTMVIDFALPNPGESMLDALRKWDNKAARAHCDYSFHMAVTWWSEQVFDEMKTITERGINSFKHFMAYKGSLMVNDDELFASFKRCAELGALPMVHAENGDVVAEMSARLLAEGNTGPEAHAYSRPTIVEGEATNRAIMIADMAGVPLYVVHTSCEESHEAIRRAKMLGKRVWGEPLIQHLVLDESEYFDKDWDHSARRVMSPPFRNKQHQDSLWAGLASGTLSCVATDHCAFTTEQKRYGVGDFTKIPNGTGGLEDRMPMLWTYGVNTGRITMNEFVAVTSTNIAKIMNIYPKKGAILVGADADLVVWDPQASKVVSAKTQVSSIDYNVFEGKEVKGLPRYTLSRGVVAATEGRVEAPEGHGQFVSRPPGTAVSKALSTWKELTAPRPVVRAGIPASGV; encoded by the coding sequence ATGACGACAACCGTCATCAAGGGCGGCACGATCGTGACCGCCGATCTGACCTATAAGGCCGATGTGCTGGTCGAGGGCGGCCAGATCATCGAGATCGGCACTGGCCTCAAGGGCGATAAGGTGCTCGAGGCCGAGGGCTGTTATGTGATGCCGGGCGGTATCGACCCGCATACCCATCTGGAGATGCCCTTTATGGGCACATATTCGTCGGATGATTTCGACGCGGGCACGGCTGCGGCGGTTTCGGGCGGCACCACGATGGTGATCGATTTCGCCCTGCCTAATCCGGGCGAGAGCATGCTCGATGCGCTGCGTAAATGGGATAACAAGGCTGCCCGCGCGCATTGTGACTATAGCTTCCATATGGCGGTGACATGGTGGAGCGAGCAGGTCTTTGACGAGATGAAGACCATCACCGAGCGCGGCATCAATTCCTTCAAGCATTTCATGGCCTATAAGGGCAGCCTGATGGTTAATGATGACGAGCTGTTCGCGTCGTTCAAACGCTGTGCCGAGCTGGGCGCGCTGCCCATGGTCCATGCCGAGAATGGTGATGTGGTGGCCGAGATGTCGGCCCGCCTTCTGGCTGAGGGCAATACCGGCCCCGAGGCCCATGCCTATTCGCGCCCGACGATTGTGGAGGGCGAGGCCACCAATCGCGCGATCATGATTGCCGATATGGCGGGCGTGCCGCTTTATGTAGTCCATACCTCCTGCGAGGAGAGCCATGAGGCGATCCGCCGTGCCAAGATGCTGGGCAAACGCGTCTGGGGCGAGCCGCTGATCCAGCATCTGGTGCTCGATGAGAGCGAGTATTTCGACAAGGATTGGGACCATTCGGCACGCCGTGTGATGTCGCCGCCCTTCCGCAACAAACAGCATCAGGATAGCCTTTGGGCGGGGCTGGCCTCTGGCACGCTGTCTTGTGTGGCGACCGATCACTGCGCCTTCACCACCGAACAAAAACGCTATGGCGTGGGGGATTTCACCAAGATCCCCAATGGCACCGGCGGGCTCGAGGACCGGATGCCGATGCTCTGGACCTACGGGGTGAATACGGGCCGCATCACGATGAATGAATTCGTGGCCGTGACCTCGACCAATATCGCCAAGATCATGAATATCTATCCCAAGAAGGGCGCGATCCTTGTGGGTGCGGATGCGGATCTGGTGGTCTGGGACCCGCAGGCCAGCAAGGTGGTTTCCGCCAAGACGCAGGTATCCTCCATCGATTACAATGTTTTCGAGGGCAAGGAGGTGAAGGGCTTGCCGCGTTACACCCTTTCGCGCGGTGTTGTTGCCGCGACCGAGGGCCGCGTCGAGGCCCCCGAAGGGCATGGGCAGTTTGTCTCGCGCCCGCCGGGGACGGCCGTGTCCAAGGCGCTGTCGACATGGAAAGAGCTGACCGCACCGCGGCCGGTCGTCCGCGCCGGTATTCCGGCCAGCGGCGTCTGA
- a CDS encoding ABC transporter ATP-binding protein, which produces MKKPIIEARGVNLVFETNDGPVQALKDVNLSIERGEFVSFIGPSGCGKTTFLRCIAALETPTSGALTVGGISPDEARKARSYGYVFQAAGLYPWRTIAGNIKLPLEIMGYPKSEMDARVEKVLELVDLKGFGRKFPWQLSGGMQQRASIARALSFDADILLMDEPFGALDEIVRDKLNEELLALWARTGKTIGFVTHSIPEAVYLSTKIVVMSPRPGRITDVIESPLPRERPLEIRDTPEFLEIAQRVREGLHAGHAHV; this is translated from the coding sequence ATGAAGAAACCGATTATTGAAGCCCGCGGCGTCAATCTGGTCTTCGAGACCAATGACGGGCCGGTGCAGGCGCTCAAGGATGTGAACCTCTCCATCGAGCGCGGCGAGTTCGTGTCGTTTATCGGGCCATCGGGCTGTGGCAAAACGACGTTTTTGCGCTGTATTGCCGCGCTCGAGACGCCCACATCGGGTGCGCTGACGGTGGGTGGGATCTCGCCCGACGAGGCGCGCAAGGCGCGCAGCTATGGCTATGTGTTCCAGGCAGCGGGGCTCTATCCGTGGCGCACCATCGCCGGAAATATCAAGCTGCCTCTGGAGATCATGGGCTATCCCAAGTCCGAGATGGATGCGCGGGTGGAAAAGGTGCTGGAGCTGGTGGATCTGAAGGGCTTCGGCCGCAAGTTCCCGTGGCAGCTGTCTGGCGGTATGCAGCAGCGCGCCTCGATTGCGCGGGCGCTGTCGTTCGATGCAGATATCCTTCTGATGGACGAGCCCTTTGGCGCACTGGACGAGATCGTGCGCGACAAGCTCAACGAGGAGCTTCTGGCGCTCTGGGCACGGACCGGCAAGACCATCGGCTTTGTCACCCATTCGATCCCCGAGGCGGTTTACCTGTCAACCAAGATCGTGGTGATGAGCCCGCGTCCGGGGCGGATCACCGATGTGATCGAGAGCCCTTTGCCGCGCGAGCGCCCGCTCGAGATCCGCGATACGCCCGAATTCCTCGAGATCGCGCAGCGTGTGCGTGAGGGTCTGCATGCAGGGCATGCCCATGTGTGA
- a CDS encoding ABC transporter permease codes for MTRVFPVLTVILAIIALWYGAAVWLNSAWVYDQAQRSGASVGFWDMLGQTMGLKRPVLPAPHQVVMGLWDGITGQKITSKRSLVYHGWITLEATGLGFIIGTVAGLLLAVALVHNKALDMSFMPWAIASQTIPVLAIAPMVIVVLASLGVKGLLPKALIAAYLSFFPVLVGMVKGLRAPDAMQIDLLRTYGAPKAAMFWKLRLPSSMAYFFASLKVGVAAALVGTIVAELPAGAVAGLGARLLQGSYYGQTIQIWAALIAAACLAAVLVALVGLVERIVLKRMGLAR; via the coding sequence ATGACGCGGGTTTTTCCGGTTCTGACGGTCATTCTGGCGATTATCGCCCTCTGGTACGGGGCGGCGGTCTGGCTCAATAGTGCATGGGTCTATGATCAGGCGCAGCGTTCGGGGGCGAGTGTGGGGTTCTGGGATATGCTGGGGCAGACGATGGGGCTGAAACGGCCTGTCCTGCCCGCGCCGCATCAGGTGGTGATGGGGCTATGGGACGGGATCACGGGGCAGAAGATCACCTCGAAACGGTCTCTGGTCTATCATGGCTGGATCACGCTGGAGGCCACGGGGCTCGGGTTTATCATCGGGACGGTGGCGGGGCTTTTGCTGGCGGTGGCGCTTGTGCATAACAAGGCGCTGGATATGAGTTTCATGCCCTGGGCGATTGCCTCCCAGACCATTCCCGTTCTGGCGATTGCGCCGATGGTGATCGTGGTGCTGGCCTCCCTCGGGGTGAAGGGGCTGCTGCCCAAGGCGTTGATTGCGGCTTACTTAAGTTTCTTCCCCGTGCTGGTGGGCATGGTGAAGGGGCTCAGGGCGCCCGATGCGATGCAGATCGATCTGTTGCGCACCTATGGCGCGCCGAAAGCCGCGATGTTCTGGAAGCTGCGGCTGCCGTCCTCGATGGCCTATTTCTTTGCCTCGCTGAAGGTGGGGGTGGCGGCGGCTCTTGTGGGCACGATCGTGGCCGAGCTGCCTGCGGGCGCTGTGGCGGGGCTCGGGGCGCGTCTGTTGCAGGGCAGCTATTACGGGCAGACGATCCAGATCTGGGCGGCGCTGATTGCGGCGGCCTGTCTGGCGGCGGTGCTGGTGGCGTTGGTCGGGCTCGTCGAGAGGATCGTATTGAAGAGAATGGGGCTGGCAAGATGA
- a CDS encoding ABC transporter permease, which produces MSVLICAIVFWIAAIALNSFIAARWPERRWARYFVPALFGVTLLVLWEGIVRGFGVSQVILPAPSLIAERFAASTGVLWIDFRQTILKGALSGYIMGCAAAFVVAVLVDRSRFLERGLMPVGNFLAALPIVGIAPIFVMWFGFDWQSKAAVVIVTVFFPVLVNMVAGLKATDPLQRDLMRTYGASYMQTLVKMRLPAALPFLFNGLKIATTLALIGAIVAEFFGSPTRGMGFRISTAVGQLDMALVWSEITVAALAGTGFYGLIALVEKGLTFWHPSQRG; this is translated from the coding sequence ATGAGCGTTCTGATCTGTGCGATTGTCTTCTGGATTGCGGCGATTGCGCTGAATTCCTTCATTGCCGCGCGTTGGCCGGAACGCCGTTGGGCGCGCTATTTTGTGCCCGCTCTTTTCGGGGTGACGCTTCTGGTGCTCTGGGAAGGGATCGTGCGGGGCTTTGGCGTGAGCCAGGTGATCCTGCCGGCTCCGAGCCTGATTGCCGAGCGTTTTGCCGCCTCGACCGGCGTGCTCTGGATCGATTTCCGCCAGACCATCCTCAAGGGTGCGCTCTCGGGCTATATCATGGGCTGTGCTGCGGCCTTTGTGGTGGCGGTTCTGGTGGACCGCTCGCGGTTTCTGGAGCGCGGGCTGATGCCGGTCGGGAACTTCTTGGCCGCCTTGCCGATTGTGGGGATCGCGCCGATTTTCGTCATGTGGTTCGGCTTTGACTGGCAGTCCAAGGCAGCGGTGGTGATTGTCACCGTGTTCTTTCCGGTGCTGGTCAATATGGTTGCGGGCCTCAAAGCCACAGATCCGCTGCAGCGCGATCTGATGCGCACCTATGGGGCAAGCTATATGCAGACGCTGGTGAAGATGCGCCTGCCGGCGGCGCTGCCGTTCCTCTTCAACGGGCTGAAAATTGCCACGACGCTGGCGCTGATCGGCGCGATCGTTGCTGAATTTTTCGGCTCTCCGACTCGGGGCATGGGATTTCGGATCTCGACGGCGGTGGGGCAACTCGACATGGCGCTCGTTTGGTCGGAGATTACCGTGGCAGCACTGGCAGGGACCGGATTCTACGGGCTGATCGCGCTTGTGGAGAAAGGGCTGACCTTCTGGCATCCGTCGCAAAGGGGATAA
- a CDS encoding ABC transporter substrate-binding protein has translation MKNWMMGAALAALATASPAFAADVTLQLKWVTQAQFAGYYVARDKGFYDDEGIDVDILAGGPDISPTQVMAGGGADVTVDWMPSALAAREKGLPLVNIAQPFKSSGMMLTCLKESGITSPEDFKGKTLGVWFGGNEYPFLSWMSTLGIPTDGSEGGVTVLKQGFNVDPLLQKQAACISTMTYNEYWQIIDAGISPDDLVTFKYEDEGVATLEDGLYVLEDNLKDPAFKEKMVKFVRASMKGWKWAEENPDEAAEIVLDNDMTGAQTEEHQKRMMAEVAKLTAGSNGALDPADYDRTVEVLMNGGSDPVITKKPEGAYTLEITNEALE, from the coding sequence ATGAAGAACTGGATGATGGGCGCAGCGCTTGCAGCCCTTGCCACCGCAAGCCCGGCCTTTGCCGCCGATGTGACGCTGCAGCTGAAATGGGTCACGCAGGCGCAGTTTGCGGGCTATTATGTCGCGAGGGACAAGGGCTTTTACGATGACGAGGGGATCGATGTGGATATCCTCGCCGGTGGACCCGATATCTCGCCCACGCAAGTGATGGCCGGTGGTGGCGCCGATGTGACCGTGGACTGGATGCCCTCGGCGCTGGCCGCACGCGAGAAGGGGCTCCCGCTTGTCAATATCGCGCAGCCGTTCAAATCCTCCGGTATGATGCTCACCTGCCTCAAGGAGAGCGGCATCACCTCGCCCGAGGATTTCAAGGGCAAGACGCTGGGCGTGTGGTTTGGCGGCAATGAATACCCGTTCCTGAGCTGGATGAGCACGCTGGGTATCCCGACCGATGGGTCGGAGGGCGGCGTGACCGTGCTCAAACAGGGCTTCAACGTCGATCCGCTGCTGCAGAAGCAGGCGGCCTGTATCTCGACCATGACCTATAACGAATACTGGCAGATCATCGATGCGGGGATTTCGCCCGACGATCTCGTGACCTTCAAATACGAGGACGAGGGCGTGGCCACTCTGGAAGACGGTCTCTATGTGCTTGAGGATAATCTGAAAGATCCGGCCTTCAAGGAGAAGATGGTCAAGTTCGTCCGGGCCTCGATGAAGGGCTGGAAATGGGCCGAGGAGAATCCCGACGAGGCGGCCGAGATTGTGCTCGATAACGACATGACCGGCGCGCAGACCGAAGAACACCAGAAGCGCATGATGGCCGAGGTCGCCAAGCTGACCGCGGGTTCGAACGGCGCGCTTGATCCGGCAGATTATGATCGCACGGTCGAAGTGCTTATGAATGGCGGTTCCGACCCGGTCATCACCAAAAAGCCGGAGGGAGCCTATACGCTGGAGATCACCAACGAGGCGCTCGAATAA
- a CDS encoding mechanosensitive ion channel domain-containing protein → MATDTTPEALDALPDGLQTLETAVSDVMETAVDQATLYLPDWTVSVMVFVVCFVAALALHRMVRSTLDRMVRNKDLFWRSLVTRSTKPLRLLLIIIALGVGVNAAPISAETARLFSHLLLVAFILCLAWIGHTALYIWTTLHMRRFKLDAEDNLLARKHVTQTRILLRVANVAIVVLAVAAALMTVPAVRQYGVSLLAAGGAAGIVVGLALQPILKNLIAGIQLALTQPIRIDDALIVEGEWGWVEEITSAYVVLKLWDWRRLVVPLSYFIEQPFQNWTRDNAELIGTCMFYLDHSADVGKLRKVAQQLVAQNRLWDGKVYAMQVTDFRERVMEIRVLVSARTAPRVFDLRCETREAIIDYIQREMPHALPRTRAEASINAEPGTGRSLQDNLSPLG, encoded by the coding sequence ATGGCCACCGACACCACGCCCGAGGCGCTGGACGCGTTACCCGACGGATTGCAGACCCTCGAGACGGCGGTGAGCGATGTGATGGAGACAGCGGTCGATCAGGCCACGCTCTACCTGCCGGACTGGACCGTGTCCGTTATGGTTTTCGTCGTATGTTTTGTTGCTGCGCTCGCGCTGCACCGGATGGTGCGCTCGACACTGGACCGGATGGTGCGCAACAAGGATCTGTTCTGGCGCTCTCTGGTGACGCGTTCGACCAAGCCGCTCCGGCTGTTGCTGATCATCATCGCGCTTGGCGTGGGGGTGAATGCCGCCCCGATCTCCGCCGAGACAGCGCGGCTGTTCAGCCATCTTCTGCTGGTGGCCTTCATCCTCTGTCTGGCATGGATCGGCCATACCGCGCTCTATATCTGGACGACGCTGCATATGCGCCGGTTCAAGCTGGATGCCGAGGACAATCTTCTGGCGCGCAAACATGTGACCCAGACCCGTATCCTGTTGCGGGTGGCCAATGTGGCCATCGTCGTGCTGGCGGTGGCGGCCGCACTCATGACGGTGCCCGCCGTCCGTCAATATGGTGTCTCGCTGCTGGCGGCGGGTGGTGCCGCCGGTATCGTGGTGGGTCTTGCGCTCCAGCCGATCCTGAAAAACCTCATCGCCGGTATCCAGCTGGCCCTGACCCAGCCGATCCGCATCGATGATGCGCTGATTGTCGAGGGGGAATGGGGCTGGGTCGAGGAGATCACCTCGGCCTATGTCGTGCTCAAGCTCTGGGACTGGCGCCGTCTTGTGGTGCCCCTGAGCTATTTCATAGAGCAGCCGTTCCAGAACTGGACCCGCGACAATGCAGAACTGATCGGCACCTGCATGTTCTATCTCGACCATTCCGCAGATGTGGGCAAGCTGCGCAAAGTCGCGCAACAACTGGTCGCACAGAACCGCCTCTGGGATGGCAAGGTCTATGCGATGCAGGTCACGGATTTCCGCGAGCGGGTGATGGAGATCCGTGTGCTGGTCTCGGCGCGCACGGCGCCGCGCGTGTTCGACCTGCGCTGCGAGACCCGCGAGGCGATCATCGACTACATCCAGCGCGAGATGCCCCATGCCCTGCCACGCACCCGCGCAGAGGCCAGCATCAATGCCGAGCCGGGCACAGGACGCAGCCTGCAGGACAATCTGTCCCCCTTGGGCTGA
- a CDS encoding short-chain fatty acyl-CoA regulator family protein — MARAALTGTRIRERRMALGMKQADLAQRIGMSAAYVNLIEHNRRRVADPLLVQIAEALEVETLALAEGAEGALFDNLREAAASLPTEAASPARAVSSPLAAPVAELDRIEEFVGRFPGWAALLSDRQRQITGLNRLVEQLSERLSEDPFLIDGLHEVISAVTSLRSTAAILTDEPQIEPEWQARFLQTISGESLRLSGAAEALVGYLDSQSGADLAQSGPFEQMEAWLRERDWHVAELEADPAAGIDAIVTGARSLASEAARALVRNWLGLMREDIRALPMAALEAALARHGLAPGAIATDLGVPAGLVLRRLAQLPAGHVHAPELGLVICDASGAIIFRRPCTGFALPRYGAGCGLWPIYEALRQPMQPLRHDVEIAGRVSQSFATYSIAVPQAAGQGFGQPLVLHSHMLIVPLSPALASGPRRPIGVTCRICPRTACTARREPSILGTVRSDLG, encoded by the coding sequence ATGGCACGCGCGGCATTGACCGGCACGCGCATCCGCGAAAGGCGGATGGCACTTGGTATGAAACAGGCGGATCTGGCGCAGCGCATTGGCATGTCGGCGGCCTATGTCAATCTGATCGAGCATAACCGCAGGCGGGTAGCCGATCCGCTTCTGGTCCAGATCGCCGAGGCTCTAGAGGTCGAAACATTGGCGCTGGCCGAGGGGGCGGAGGGGGCGCTGTTTGACAATTTGCGCGAGGCGGCGGCCTCCCTGCCGACCGAGGCTGCCAGCCCGGCCAGGGCGGTGTCCTCTCCCTTGGCGGCGCCTGTGGCAGAGCTTGACCGGATCGAGGAATTTGTGGGCCGTTTTCCGGGATGGGCGGCGCTCCTGTCGGACCGCCAGCGCCAGATTACGGGGCTCAACCGGCTGGTCGAGCAACTCTCCGAACGGCTGTCGGAGGATCCGTTCCTGATCGACGGGCTGCATGAGGTGATCTCGGCCGTCACCAGCCTGCGCTCTACGGCGGCCATCCTGACCGACGAGCCCCAGATCGAGCCAGAATGGCAGGCGCGGTTCCTGCAGACGATTTCCGGCGAGAGCCTGCGCCTGTCGGGCGCGGCGGAGGCGCTGGTGGGCTATCTCGACAGCCAGAGCGGAGCGGATCTCGCCCAGTCCGGCCCTTTCGAGCAGATGGAAGCATGGTTGCGCGAACGGGACTGGCATGTGGCCGAACTGGAGGCCGACCCCGCTGCCGGTATCGATGCCATCGTCACGGGCGCGCGCAGTCTTGCCTCCGAGGCGGCGCGCGCGCTGGTGCGCAACTGGCTGGGGCTCATGCGCGAAGATATCAGGGCGCTGCCGATGGCCGCGCTGGAGGCGGCGCTGGCGCGGCACGGGCTCGCGCCCGGGGCGATTGCGACGGATCTGGGCGTGCCCGCCGGTCTGGTTCTGCGCCGTCTGGCCCAGCTTCCGGCGGGCCATGTGCATGCGCCCGAACTGGGTCTCGTGATCTGCGATGCGTCGGGCGCGATCATCTTCCGCAGGCCCTGCACAGGCTTTGCCTTGCCGCGTTACGGGGCGGGTTGCGGGCTCTGGCCGATCTATGAGGCGTTGCGCCAGCCGATGCAGCCGCTGCGCCATGACGTAGAGATCGCGGGACGGGTGAGCCAGAGTTTCGCCACCTATTCCATCGCCGTGCCGCAGGCGGCGGGGCAGGGATTTGGCCAGCCGCTGGTGCTGCATTCGCATATGCTGATCGTGCCGCTTTCTCCCGCGCTGGCCAGCGGTCCGCGCCGTCCTATCGGGGTCACCTGCCGGATCTGCCCGCGCACGGCCTGCACCGCACGGCGGGAACCCTCGATCCTCGGCACCGTGCGCTCGGATCTGGGGTAG
- a CDS encoding response regulator has protein sequence MPKDHVLLIEDEPNITEALRFILTRRGFAVSSEADGARAMAAIAETRPDAIILDMMLPGCSGLEILAALRADPGLKAIPVLMLTARGQARDRAAADEAGATAFLAKPFANADLLEAIDGILAPGRGTTETGLNQGLSHGTG, from the coding sequence ATGCCGAAAGACCATGTTCTTCTGATTGAGGACGAACCGAATATCACCGAAGCGCTGCGGTTCATTCTGACGCGGCGCGGCTTTGCGGTGTCCAGCGAGGCGGATGGTGCGCGGGCGATGGCGGCCATTGCCGAGACGCGGCCCGATGCGATCATTCTGGATATGATGCTGCCGGGATGCTCGGGGCTCGAGATACTTGCGGCCCTGCGCGCGGATCCGGGTCTGAAGGCGATCCCTGTCCTGATGCTGACCGCACGGGGACAGGCGCGTGACCGCGCTGCGGCCGATGAGGCGGGAGCTACGGCCTTTCTGGCCAAACCCTTCGCCAATGCCGATCTGCTGGAAGCGATCGACGGGATTCTGGCCCCGGGGCGTGGCACGACGGAGACCGGCCTGAACCAAGGGCTCTCGCATGGCACCGGCTAA